GCGTGTCGCTGAGGAAGATGCCTTCCACGTCCGTGAAGTCGTGGCCCACGCTGGCATGCACCGCTGCGCCCAGCATGTCCAGCCGCGCGTTCAGCTCGTCGGCCGACAGCCGCTGCGTGCCCTCGGTGAGCAGGCTGGAGACGAGCGACGCCGTGCCGGGCAGCGCCGGCGGGTCGGCGACCGAGCCCGCGGGCAGCGTGAGGCGGATCACGAGCTGCGGCAGTCCCGGCCGATGCGCGGCGATCACGCGCAGGCCGTTGGGCAGCGTCCACCGCTCCGGGTGCGGGGCGCGAGGCGCGGGCGGCGGGCCCAGGACGGGCTGCGGCATCACGGCGGGCATCGGATCAAGCGGCATCTTCCACCTCCTCCTCGGCACCGGGGACCACGACGAGCGTGGCGGCGCGGCCGGCGCCCAGGTAGCGCGCAGCGACCCGCCGCACGTCGTCGGCCGTAACCTCGCCGTACGCGTCCATCATCTCCCCCAGCGCCTCGGCGCGGCCCAGGACGGTGGCGGCGTAGGCGAGGGCGTCGGCCCGCTCCTCCACCGTCGCCATCTCGGCCACGTGGTCGCGGCGCACGCGGCGGACGGCGCCCAGCACCTCGTCCTCCGTCACCCCGCCCGCGGCGACCTCGTCCAGCGCGCGGCGGACGGCGGACTCCATCGCCTCGGCCGGGATTCCGGAGCGCGCGGTGGCGACGATGCCGAACACGCCGCAGCGGGCGGTGGGATAGAGGTAGCTGTCCACGTCCTGCGCGATCCGGCCGTCGCGCACCAGCGCCTTCTGCAGGCGCGAGCTCTCCCCGTCGGCCAGCAGGAAGGCGAGCACGTCCAGCGCGACCCACTCGGCGTCGCCGTACGCGGGCACCGTCCAGGCCTGGTACAGGCGCGGGAACGAGACGTCGTCCTCCATCGTCTCCCTGCGCACGCGCGGCGCGGCCGGCAGCGAGCCCATCCGCGCGATGCGGGGGATGCGCGGCCCGGCGGGCAGGTCGCCGAAGTAGCGCTCGGCCAGCTCGAAGGCGCGCTGGGGCGAGATGTCGCCCGCGAAGACCAGCACCGCGTTGCCCGCGGTGTAGTAGGTCTGGTAGAATGTGCGCGCGTCTTCGAGCGTGATGGCCTCCAGGTCGGCCATGTAGCCGATGGTGGGCCAGCTGTACGCGTGCCCCTCGGGGAAGAGCATCTCGTGCAGCCGCTCGTCGGCCATCCCGTACGGGCGGCTGTCGTACGACTGGCGGCGCTCGTTGATCACTACGCCGCGCTGCAGCTCCAGCATCTCCTCGCCCAGCACGGGAAGGAAGTGCGCCATGCGGTCGCGCTCCAGCCACAGCGCCAGCTCCACGGCGTTGCTGGGGACCGTCTCGAAGTAGTTGGTGCGGTCCAGCCAGGTGCTGCCGTTGTTGGTGCCGCCCGCGCGCTCCAGCAGGTCGTCGAACTGGCCCTTGGGGGCGTGCTGGCTGCCCTCGAACATCAGGTGCTCCAGCAGGTGGGCCAGCCCCGTGCGCCCCGGCCGCTCGTCGGCGCTGCCGGCGCGGTACATCAGGTGCACGGCCACGATGGGCGACGACGTGTCTTCGTGCGCCACCACGCGCATGCCGTTGGCGAGGGTCGTGGTGCGCGAGGGGACGTGGAGCGGCGCGAGCTTGGGTTCGGTCACGATGGCGGACGGCCTCTGCGTCTGGTGTCGGTCCGGTCTGGCTTTCGGGCGCGCCCCCGGGTGGCGCGAGGGCCCGAATGTAACACATTTCCTCCGGCCGCGCTTCCCGCGGGCCGGGCTCGTTCCCTGCATGACGCGGTGCGCATGTCCAGTCCCGGCCCCGATCCGTCCCTGCCCGCCGACCCGCCCGACGTGCCCCGCTTCCGGTCGCGCGCCATGCTGCGCGTGCTCTCGCGCCTGCCGCAGGGCGCGCTGAGCCGCGGCTTCGGCGCGCTGGCCGACGTGCCGCTTCCGCGGGCTGTGCGGAAGACCGTGCTCGGCGCCTTCGCGCGCGGCGTGGGCGCCGACCCGGGCGAGGCGGAGCTGCCGCTGGAGGAGTACCCGTCGCTGAACCGCTTCTTCACGCGCAGGCTGCGCGCAGGGGCACGGACGTGGCCGGGAGATGCGCGGCTGGCGGCGTGCCCGGTGGACGGCGCGGCGGGGCAGATGGGGGTCGTGGAGGCGGGGCGGCTGATCCAGGCGAAGGGCAGGGGATACTCGCTGGAGCGCCTGCTGGACGACGGAGACGAGTGGCGGCGGTTCGACGGCGGCGCGTTTCTCACCGTCTACCTCAGCCCCAAGGACTACCACCGCATCCACACGCCGTGCGACGGCGAGATCGGGCGCGCGCGGCACGTGCCCGGCACGCTGCTGCCGGTGAACGTGCCCGCGGTGGCGCACGTGGACGAGCTGTTCGCGCGCAACGAGCGGCTGCTGTGCTACATCGACGGGCCGCTGGGACGCGTGGCGCTGGTCGCGGTGGGCGCCTACAACGTGGGCCGCATCTCCGCCGCCTTCGATCCGGGCTGGAACGCGCCGCCGGGCCGCAGCCAGTGGGTGACGAACCGCGCGGGCGCGGATGCGGAGACGCGCATCTACGACCCGCCCGTCCGCGTGAAGCAGGGCGACGAGGTGATGACCTTCCACCTCGGCTCCACCATCGTCCTCGTCTTCGAGCCCGGCCGCGTCAAGCTCGACGCGGCGCTGAAGCCTGGCGCCAAGGTGCGGCTGGGCTCGGTGATCGGCAGCGCGCCGTAGGCCGGCGCGTCAGCGGCAGGTCTTCCGGTCGATCTCGCGGATCAGGATGAGCTCGGTGCCGGTGAGGCGGAGTCTGCGGGGTGGGGTATCCCCCTCGCACTTCTCGCTCCCGTCAGGCTCGGTGAATCCCCGCACCTCCACGTAATACGCCTTCGTGGAGTCTGCGGGAGTGTGGAGGCTGGCAGGCGACGCGACCCGGCTCCCGCGCGGCGGGCGGCGCAAGATCGCCGAACGCGATCTGTTACGGGGCTGCCCGTATGGCCTTGGTGTGTTGCGGGAGTTCGACGTGCGGCCGGATGAGCGAATTGACGGAGCTCACGAGCCGGGCGATCTCCACCGCTTTCAGGCCGTCCGTCCACGTCGGGTGAGATTCGGGCCTGTAGTAGCCATAGGTGCGGTACCGATCGTGGTCGAGCAGCTCCACCCGCATCCCCCAGCCGTTCGGGACCTCCACGTTGTCCGGGGCAAGCG
This sequence is a window from Longimicrobiaceae bacterium. Protein-coding genes within it:
- the asd gene encoding archaetidylserine decarboxylase (Phosphatidylserine decarboxylase is synthesized as a single chain precursor. Generation of the pyruvoyl active site from a Ser is coupled to cleavage of a Gly-Ser bond between the larger (beta) and smaller (alpha chains). It is an integral membrane protein.); amino-acid sequence: MSSPGPDPSLPADPPDVPRFRSRAMLRVLSRLPQGALSRGFGALADVPLPRAVRKTVLGAFARGVGADPGEAELPLEEYPSLNRFFTRRLRAGARTWPGDARLAACPVDGAAGQMGVVEAGRLIQAKGRGYSLERLLDDGDEWRRFDGGAFLTVYLSPKDYHRIHTPCDGEIGRARHVPGTLLPVNVPAVAHVDELFARNERLLCYIDGPLGRVALVAVGAYNVGRISAAFDPGWNAPPGRSQWVTNRAGADAETRIYDPPVRVKQGDEVMTFHLGSTIVLVFEPGRVKLDAALKPGAKVRLGSVIGSAP
- a CDS encoding pitrilysin family protein, coding for MTEPKLAPLHVPSRTTTLANGMRVVAHEDTSSPIVAVHLMYRAGSADERPGRTGLAHLLEHLMFEGSQHAPKGQFDDLLERAGGTNNGSTWLDRTNYFETVPSNAVELALWLERDRMAHFLPVLGEEMLELQRGVVINERRQSYDSRPYGMADERLHEMLFPEGHAYSWPTIGYMADLEAITLEDARTFYQTYYTAGNAVLVFAGDISPQRAFELAERYFGDLPAGPRIPRIARMGSLPAAPRVRRETMEDDVSFPRLYQAWTVPAYGDAEWVALDVLAFLLADGESSRLQKALVRDGRIAQDVDSYLYPTARCGVFGIVATARSGIPAEAMESAVRRALDEVAAGGVTEDEVLGAVRRVRRDHVAEMATVEERADALAYAATVLGRAEALGEMMDAYGEVTADDVRRVAARYLGAGRAATLVVVPGAEEEVEDAA